The following coding sequences are from one Primulina eburnea isolate SZY01 chromosome 15, ASM2296580v1, whole genome shotgun sequence window:
- the LOC140815172 gene encoding F-box protein At4g00755-like isoform X1, whose product MESRINFVECLETDVVLSILKFLDDPSDIIRATSVSRSWHHFVIANSICKNLWLKKVPSFYYVDHVVEEKRGQNICMYVIPMNPINWEILEMEHNIYSTLLQALAKPVIARKECVSYVVGASSTDTTTVQNIVNVLSPTDRYDWGHSYWSSKGQSDPNMPESILFKLNADVCVVSEIGIRPFKVSWEPGSPVYSANSVRFRMGHPRSIAQLEFGNCLQPFQFNADDYVWTYTSPKFVMTQESCIQVFEFPQPAVCVGGYLLIELFGRTNRQETDGLFYIRLGYIRVLGDPLPPVFLLKMDASGNLVLKYSPNTLESFLRNPFVDKVQTVHQPEDDTMSSPRLQALLPRFLDDFDEDENE is encoded by the exons ATGGAGAGCCGGATAAATTTTGTGGAGTGCTTGGAGACTGATGTGGTTTTGAGTATCCTGAAATTCTTGGATGATCCATCCGACATCATTCGTGCTACTTCAGTCTCACGCTCTTGGCATCATTTTG TGATTGCAAATAGCATTTGCAAAAATCTATGGCTCAAAAAGGTTCCTTCATTTTACTATGTTGACCATGTGGTTGAAGAAAAGAGAGGACAGAATATATGCATGTATGTAATACCGATGAATCCCATCAACTGGGAGATTCTTGAGATGGAGCACAACATATATTCTACTCTCCTTCAGGCTCTGGCGAAACCTGTGATTGCTCGAAAGGAATGTGTATCATATGTAGTTGGTGCTTCTAGCACAGATACTACAACGGTGCAAAATATTGTTAATGTTCTGTCACCCACTGACAGATATGACTGGGGTCATTCCTACTGGTCAAGTAAAGGACAGAGTGATCCTAACATGCCTGAGTCTATTTTATTCAAGTTAAATGCCGATGTTTGTGTTGTTAGTGAGATTGGCATACGACCATTTAAAG TGTCATGGGAACCTGGAAGTCCCGTGTATTCAGCCAACTCTGTGCGATTCCGCATGGGCCATCCTAGGTCCATAGCACAATTGGAATTTGGCAATTGTCTTCAGCCATTTCAGTTTAATGCGGACGATTATGTATGGACGTATACTTCACCCAAGTTTGTTATGACACAG GAATCTTGCATTCAAGTATTTGAGTTCCCACAACCTGCTGTATGCGTGGGTGGTTATCTGCTGATCGAGCTATTTGGTCGGACTAATAGGCAAGAAACTGATGGGTTATTCTATATACG TTTGGGTTACATTAGAGTTCTCGGGGATCCACTGCCACCTGTGTTTTTGCTCAAGATGGACGCATCTGGAAATCTCGTGCTCAAGTACAGTCCTAACACCCTCGAATCATTTCTGCGAAACCCTTTTGTCGATAAAGTGCAAACAGTACATCAACCAGAGGATGACACAATGAGCTCACCTCGGCTGCAGGCTTTGTTGCCCAGATTtcttgatgattttgatgaagaTGAAAACGAATAG
- the LOC140815172 gene encoding F-box protein At4g00755-like isoform X2 — MIANSICKNLWLKKVPSFYYVDHVVEEKRGQNICMYVIPMNPINWEILEMEHNIYSTLLQALAKPVIARKECVSYVVGASSTDTTTVQNIVNVLSPTDRYDWGHSYWSSKGQSDPNMPESILFKLNADVCVVSEIGIRPFKVSWEPGSPVYSANSVRFRMGHPRSIAQLEFGNCLQPFQFNADDYVWTYTSPKFVMTQESCIQVFEFPQPAVCVGGYLLIELFGRTNRQETDGLFYIRLGYIRVLGDPLPPVFLLKMDASGNLVLKYSPNTLESFLRNPFVDKVQTVHQPEDDTMSSPRLQALLPRFLDDFDEDENE, encoded by the exons A TGATTGCAAATAGCATTTGCAAAAATCTATGGCTCAAAAAGGTTCCTTCATTTTACTATGTTGACCATGTGGTTGAAGAAAAGAGAGGACAGAATATATGCATGTATGTAATACCGATGAATCCCATCAACTGGGAGATTCTTGAGATGGAGCACAACATATATTCTACTCTCCTTCAGGCTCTGGCGAAACCTGTGATTGCTCGAAAGGAATGTGTATCATATGTAGTTGGTGCTTCTAGCACAGATACTACAACGGTGCAAAATATTGTTAATGTTCTGTCACCCACTGACAGATATGACTGGGGTCATTCCTACTGGTCAAGTAAAGGACAGAGTGATCCTAACATGCCTGAGTCTATTTTATTCAAGTTAAATGCCGATGTTTGTGTTGTTAGTGAGATTGGCATACGACCATTTAAAG TGTCATGGGAACCTGGAAGTCCCGTGTATTCAGCCAACTCTGTGCGATTCCGCATGGGCCATCCTAGGTCCATAGCACAATTGGAATTTGGCAATTGTCTTCAGCCATTTCAGTTTAATGCGGACGATTATGTATGGACGTATACTTCACCCAAGTTTGTTATGACACAG GAATCTTGCATTCAAGTATTTGAGTTCCCACAACCTGCTGTATGCGTGGGTGGTTATCTGCTGATCGAGCTATTTGGTCGGACTAATAGGCAAGAAACTGATGGGTTATTCTATATACG TTTGGGTTACATTAGAGTTCTCGGGGATCCACTGCCACCTGTGTTTTTGCTCAAGATGGACGCATCTGGAAATCTCGTGCTCAAGTACAGTCCTAACACCCTCGAATCATTTCTGCGAAACCCTTTTGTCGATAAAGTGCAAACAGTACATCAACCAGAGGATGACACAATGAGCTCACCTCGGCTGCAGGCTTTGTTGCCCAGATTtcttgatgattttgatgaagaTGAAAACGAATAG